The following proteins come from a genomic window of Trifolium pratense cultivar HEN17-A07 linkage group LG4, ARS_RC_1.1, whole genome shotgun sequence:
- the LOC123921701 gene encoding syntaxin-22-like — MSFQDIEAGRPFGSRRGTINGKQDPTQAVAAGIFQINTAVSTFQRLVNTLGTPKDTPELREKLHKTRQHIGQLVKDTSAKLKQASDIDHHANVNASKKIADAKLAKDFQAVLKEFQKAQRLSAERETAYTPFVPQAVLPSSYTASEVNVGSDKTPEQRALLVESRRQEVLFLDNEIAFNEAIIEEREQGIQEIQQQIGEVNEIFKDLAVLVHEQGTMIDDIGSNIENSHAATAQARSQLAKASKTQRSNSSLACLLLVIFGIVLLIVIIVLAA, encoded by the exons ATGAGCTTCCAGGACATCGAAGCTGGCCGGCCGTTCGGTTCTAGACGTGGAACGATCAACGGGAAACAAGACCCGACGCAAGCGGTTGCCGCCGGGATCTTTCAGATCAACACCGCCGTTTCGACGTTTCAGAGACTCGTCAATACCCTTGGAACACCCAAAGATACCCCTGAGCTCCGTGAAAAACT TCACAAGACAAGACAGCATATTGGGCAGTTGGTGAAGGATACATCagccaagcttaaacaagctaGTGACATTGATCACCATGCCAACGTTAAT GCAAGCAAGAAGATAGCAGATGCTAAACTTGCGAAAGATTTTCAAGCAGTGTTGAAAGAGTTTCAGAAGGCGCAACGTCTTTCAGCTGAGAGAGAAACAGCTTACACTCCTTTTGTTCCACAAGCAGTTCTTCCTTCAAG CTATACAGCTAGTGAAGTGAATGTCGGTTCTGATAAGACACCAGAACAGCGTGCCCTTCTCGTAGAATCCAGGAG GCAGGAGGTTTTGTTCTTAGATAATGAGATTGCCTTCAATGAGGCAATCATTGAGGAAAGGGAGCAAGGCATTCAAGAAATACAGCAGCAAATTGGTGAAGTTAATGAAATTTTCAAAGATCTCGCTGTGCTTGTCCATGAGCAAGGAACCATGATTG ATGATATTGGTTCCAACATTGAGAACTCCCATGCAGCAACCGCACAAGCAAGATCTCAACTTGCAAAAGCTTCAAAAACACAAAGA